Genomic window (Microbacterium oxydans):
CCGGCCCCATCCACGATCGGCACTCCGGGCTGGAGATCCCTGCCGCGGGGACGTACGACCTGAGCGGCGAGCAGGCCCTGGCGCTCCTGCGCTCCCGCTACGGCGTCGGCGACGGCAGCGACCTCGCCCGCATCTCCACCCAGCAGGTGTTCCTGTCCTCGCTCGTGCGCACGCTGCGCGACCAGTCGACCCTGACCGATCCGGCGAAGCTCTACGGCATCGCCGATGCGGCGACGCGGAACATGACCCTGTCGACGCAGCTGGCCGACCTGGGCACGCTGACGTCGATGGCGAAGGTGTTCAGCGACCTCCCCCTCGAGAACATCGCCTTCGTGTCGTACCCGCACCTGCCCGCGGGCGACCGCGTGGTCCCCGACGAGGCCGCCGCGGCCGCGCTGCTGGAGCGGGTGCGCGCCGGTGACACCGTGTCGATCAGTGCCGACCGCACCGGCCGCGGCAGCGAGCTGTCCGAAGACGCCGAGCCGCCGACCTCGGAGCCCGACGACGGTGCGACCGAGGAGGGACCGCCGGCCGACGCCGACCCGCTCCCCGAGAACCTCGACGGCCAGAGCGCGGCGCAGGACACCTGCGTGCGCCCCTACGGCGGCTAGCGGTCAGCGGGCGCGGGGTGGCGCGCCGAGCGGCACCCGCGCGTTGAGCACGACCAGCGCGATGGCTCCCACGGCAGCGATCGCGGCGGGGATCCAGAAGAGCAGAGGCAGTCCCAGCCACGCCGACCCGACGCTGCCGAGGAAACCTCCGACGGCGGCGTTGATCGCGTAGGCGCTGAGGAACACGCTGGTCGCCATCCCCACCCGCGTCGGGACCAGTCGCTGCGCCACGGTGATCCCGAGCACGCCGAACGA
Coding sequences:
- a CDS encoding LCP family protein, yielding MSLPPPAPSSRRRRRRRLRRFLTLTVIGILVIAGGTVAIAAIRLSQNVTTVELQPVRDSEEPPAVADFDGEFDVLLVGSDGRAGQGVQYGEGGDVEGSRNDVTLLLHVNEAHDAATVISFPRDLLVDIPACTDPETGSTWNAGWRVQFNESLARGGLGCVASTVTALTGIDLAYAAEISFTGVIEASNAVGGVPICFAGPIHDRHSGLEIPAAGTYDLSGEQALALLRSRYGVGDGSDLARISTQQVFLSSLVRTLRDQSTLTDPAKLYGIADAATRNMTLSTQLADLGTLTSMAKVFSDLPLENIAFVSYPHLPAGDRVVPDEAAAAALLERVRAGDTVSISADRTGRGSELSEDAEPPTSEPDDGATEEGPPADADPLPENLDGQSAAQDTCVRPYGG